A single window of Paenibacillus sp. FSL H8-0537 DNA harbors:
- a CDS encoding response regulator transcription factor, which yields MENAAILLVDDEQALLELLQTVLRKEGYTNIDSVGTGEAAIAACTAKKYDLIVLDVMLPGRSGIEVCPFIRQTTDAPILFLSARTSDFDKLTGFAIGGDDYITKPFNPLEVVARIRVQLRRYFGAPASVNGGRAVEMERGLDSPVFDYGRFQLDEAAGELTVEGQAVACPALVFQLLLFLCKNPNRIFSKSELYEKVWGDDAFSDDNTVMVHIHRIRERIEADPSNPKFIVNVRGLGYKLVQGPLRENDTQ from the coding sequence GTGGAAAATGCAGCGATTTTGCTTGTGGATGATGAACAGGCGCTGCTGGAGCTGTTGCAGACGGTGCTGCGCAAGGAAGGCTACACGAATATTGACAGCGTTGGCACAGGAGAAGCGGCGATTGCTGCCTGTACAGCGAAAAAATATGATTTAATCGTCTTGGATGTGATGCTGCCGGGGCGCAGTGGAATTGAGGTATGTCCGTTTATCCGGCAAACGACAGATGCTCCGATTTTATTTTTGAGCGCGCGCACTTCCGATTTCGACAAGCTGACCGGCTTTGCTATCGGAGGTGACGATTATATTACGAAGCCCTTCAATCCGCTTGAGGTGGTAGCGAGGATAAGGGTGCAGCTGCGGCGATATTTTGGCGCGCCTGCTTCAGTAAATGGCGGCAGAGCGGTGGAGATGGAGCGGGGACTTGACAGCCCTGTTTTTGATTATGGACGATTTCAATTGGATGAAGCAGCGGGCGAGCTGACGGTGGAAGGGCAAGCGGTTGCCTGCCCGGCGCTTGTATTTCAACTGCTGCTGTTTCTATGTAAAAACCCGAACCGGATTTTCAGCAAAAGCGAGCTTTACGAGAAGGTTTGGGGCGACGATGCCTTCAGCGACGATAATACCGTAATGGTTCATATTCATCGGATTCGGGAACGAATTGAGGCCGATCCTTCCAATCCAAAGTTTATCGTCAACGTGAGAGGGCTTGGCTACAAGCTCGTTCAAGGGCCGCTGCGGGAGAATGACACGCAATGA